One region of Diabrotica undecimpunctata isolate CICGRU chromosome 6, icDiaUnde3, whole genome shotgun sequence genomic DNA includes:
- the LOC140443748 gene encoding phosphoglycerate mutase 2-like has protein sequence MSTTLLQNYIMTIDRIVKLKVLIKTFTTKLLKRKRKFSMSCPVKSQCQAAKGKTYRIVMIRHGESEWNKMNLFCGWVNSELSERGRNEAVRSGNAIKEAGLKFDQAYASVLKRSQDTLKTILEIIGQTDIPTEYTWRLNERHYGGLTGLNKLETVEKYGEQQVQIWRRSFDVPPPPLTPDHQYYNVIINDPIYANGPPKDQFPMFESLKLTIERTLPFWNETIVPAMKSGKRIIIAAHGNSLRGIVKHLDQMSNEEIMKLNLPTGIPFEYVLDENMKPIKSLQFMGDPETVRKAMEEVADQIKKK, from the exons ATGAGCACAACCTTACTCCAAAATTATATAATGACAATCGACAGAATTGTCAAATTAAAAGTATTGATCAAAACATTTACTACTAAACTTCTTaagagaaaaagaaaattcaGTATGAGTTGTCCG GTTAAAAGTCAATGTCAAGCAGCTAAGGGAAAAACTTACAGGATCGTAATGATACGCCACGGAGAATCCGAATGGAATAAAATGAACCTTTTTTGCGGATGGGTCAATTCCGAATTGAGCGAAAGAGGCAGAAATGAAGCCGTAAGATCTGGCAACGCTATCAAAGAAGCTGGTTTGAAATTCGATCAAGCATACGCGTCAGTATTAAAGAGATCTCAGGATACACTAAAGACTATTTTAGAAATTATAGGCCAAACAGACATCCCCACTGAATATACTTGGAGATTAAATGAAAGACATTACGGAGGACTTACAG gtttaaacaaattagaaacGGTTGAAAAATATGGAGAACAACAAGTTCAAATATGGAGAAGAAGTTTTGACGTACCCCCACCTCCTCTAACTCCCGACCACCAATATTACAACGTTATAATAAACGATCCAATATATGCCAATGGGCCACCTAAAGACCAATTTCCTATGTTTGAATCTTTAAAACTTACTATTGAGCGAACACTACCATTTTGGAATGAGACTATAGTGCCGGCAATGAAG TCAGGAAAACGAATAATAATAGCAGCACATGGAAATAGTCTGAGGGGGATTGTCAAACACCTAGATCAAATGTCAAATGAAGAAATCATGAAACTAAACCTTCCTACAGGTATACCTTTCGAATATGTGCTGGATGAAAATATGAAACCAATAAAAAGCCTGCAGTTCATGGGCGATCCTGAAACAGTCAGAAAGGCAATGGAAGAAGTTGCAGATCAAATAAAAAAGAAGTGA